A stretch of the bacterium SCSIO 12827 genome encodes the following:
- a CDS encoding Hpt domain-containing protein: protein MTETAPPDNAYQQPAMPGSSSRLPDNLPGIDIDGFRVMVRGNDDIIRKLLNKFADTYGGKATEIAADVAAGNFQQAISTAHTLKGVSGNIRATAVFEAAKALEAALKAAPEGPAIESLLNDLADALDLVMAGLEHALGRSPNSPA, encoded by the coding sequence ATGACAGAAACAGCACCTCCGGATAACGCATATCAGCAGCCTGCAATGCCTGGGTCTTCCAGCCGCCTGCCTGACAATCTGCCGGGGATTGATATCGACGGGTTTCGTGTGATGGTGCGGGGCAACGACGACATAATCCGCAAGCTGCTGAACAAATTTGCCGATACCTATGGCGGCAAGGCGACGGAGATTGCGGCCGATGTGGCGGCGGGCAATTTTCAGCAGGCCATCAGTACCGCACATACATTGAAGGGCGTCAGCGGCAATATTCGGGCGACAGCGGTGTTCGAGGCGGCGAAAGCCCTTGAAGCCGCCTTGAAGGCGGCGCCCGAGGGCCCGGCGATCGAGTCGCTGCTGAACGACCTCGCTGACGCATTGGACCTGGTCATGGCCGGGTTGGAACATGCGCTTGGGCGTTCGCCGAATTCGCCGGCTTAG
- a CDS encoding DUF2083 domain-containing protein, whose product MSRSPMLGARLRRLRKDRGLTQVKLAEILGISPSYLNMIEHNDRPLTVSLLLKLSEALGVDLRDFSAGDEVRIKSDLEEALSDPMFGGTRPSAAELDEFVTSVPDICRSFLRLYRSYRNSREDVEALTDKLASSPYLVASSHSVRTLLTSVRSFSEILLDNIDLAAAERQQFLGIVVDGTEKLTLQVDELLRFITGENLDNLLDSRTPAEEVGDFTERNDNFFDDLDRRAESLRAEIGMETVGLFSRLSEVLRDRFGIEVETSGAGDGNRGGAVMPAVRLEPGPGGTGGRLIVRDDLALPSLRFHLARETGRRAAADLIDTWVGEAELSPASEDLCRDYLAEYFAAAVLMPYDAFLDRARAYRYDVERLSQAFGVSLEQACRRLATLRRPGEEGVRFHFLRIDGAGNVFRRVPGSGLPIPRFAGICPRWNVHAASGRPGTVDAQVLQLADGSAYLSVAFGQRRPGSGYNAPDGSYALALGCRLEDAGELVYSGGLDLTRSETFLPVGVTCRLCERTDCAQRAHPTLIHAVEHGPSASDKPALKTARKQAASLSD is encoded by the coding sequence ATGTCGCGATCGCCAATGTTGGGCGCGCGCCTTCGGCGGCTCCGCAAGGACCGTGGACTGACGCAGGTTAAGCTTGCTGAAATTCTTGGCATCTCGCCCAGCTACCTGAACATGATCGAGCACAACGACCGGCCCTTGACCGTGTCGCTGCTGCTCAAGCTTTCCGAAGCGCTTGGCGTTGATCTGCGGGACTTTTCCGCGGGCGACGAGGTGCGCATCAAAAGCGACCTGGAAGAGGCCCTGTCCGACCCCATGTTCGGCGGCACCCGTCCCTCGGCGGCGGAACTGGACGAATTCGTGACCTCCGTGCCCGACATCTGCCGCTCGTTCCTGCGCCTTTACAGGTCCTACCGCAACAGCCGCGAGGATGTGGAGGCACTGACGGACAAGTTGGCGTCCAGCCCTTATCTGGTGGCCTCCAGCCATTCCGTGCGCACGCTGCTGACCTCGGTCCGCAGCTTCTCGGAAATCCTGCTCGACAACATCGATCTGGCGGCGGCCGAGCGTCAGCAGTTCCTCGGCATCGTGGTCGATGGCACGGAAAAGCTCACCCTTCAGGTCGATGAACTGCTGCGTTTCATCACCGGCGAAAATCTCGACAACCTGCTCGACAGCCGTACGCCGGCGGAAGAGGTCGGCGACTTCACCGAACGTAACGATAATTTCTTCGACGACCTGGACCGTCGGGCGGAGTCGCTCCGCGCCGAAATCGGAATGGAGACCGTGGGCCTGTTCTCGCGTCTGTCCGAGGTGCTGCGGGACCGCTTTGGGATCGAGGTCGAAACCTCGGGCGCCGGTGATGGAAATCGGGGCGGGGCGGTGATGCCCGCCGTGCGCCTGGAACCCGGGCCGGGCGGGACGGGTGGCCGGCTGATCGTGCGCGATGATTTGGCCTTGCCCAGTCTGCGCTTCCACCTGGCGCGCGAAACCGGCCGCCGGGCCGCCGCCGACCTGATCGATACCTGGGTCGGGGAAGCGGAGTTGTCTCCCGCTTCCGAAGATCTTTGCCGGGATTATCTGGCGGAATATTTCGCCGCCGCGGTGCTGATGCCCTATGACGCCTTTCTCGACCGCGCCCGGGCCTATCGCTACGACGTGGAGCGCCTGAGCCAGGCCTTCGGCGTCAGCCTGGAGCAGGCCTGTCGGCGTCTCGCGACCCTGCGCCGCCCGGGCGAAGAAGGCGTGCGTTTCCACTTCCTGCGCATCGACGGTGCGGGCAACGTGTTCCGGCGGGTGCCTGGCTCGGGTCTGCCGATCCCCCGGTTCGCGGGAATCTGCCCGCGCTGGAATGTGCATGCGGCCAGCGGTCGGCCGGGAACTGTCGATGCCCAGGTTCTGCAACTGGCAGACGGCAGTGCCTATCTTTCCGTTGCCTTCGGCCAGCGCCGGCCCGGGTCCGGCTATAACGCGCCAGACGGCAGCTATGCGTTGGCGCTGGGCTGCCGGTTGGAGGATGCGGGTGAGCTGGTCTATTCGGGCGGCCTGGATTTGACGCGCTCGGAAACCTTCCTGCCCGTCGGGGTGACCTGCCGGCTGTGCGAACGGACCGACTGCGCCCAGCGCGCCCATCCGACCCTTATCCATGCGGTCGAGCACGGGCCGTCTGCGTCGGACAAGCCGGCCCTTAAGACGGCCCGCAAGCAGGCCGCGTCGCTTTCCGACTAG
- a CDS encoding ABC transporter permease, with the protein MQDFGEAFFTAFSLLFSFDADLMEVIGLSLRVSLTALLVAGLIGLSIGALLAVTRFPGRGVALVVVNSMMGLPPVVVGLIVYMLLSNAGPLGFLGLLYTPTAMIIAQAVLILPIIAALSRQVIEDLHNEYADQFRSFCVPTGRMMAELLWDARYSLLTVMLAGLGRAMAEVGAVIIVGGNINHLTRVMTTTIALETSKGDLALALGLGVVLLTIALTINAAVMGLNATAKRQAYA; encoded by the coding sequence ATGCAGGATTTCGGCGAGGCCTTCTTCACGGCTTTCTCTTTGCTGTTCAGTTTCGACGCGGACCTGATGGAGGTCATCGGGCTGTCGCTGCGCGTCAGTTTGACGGCGCTGCTGGTGGCGGGACTGATCGGCCTCAGCATCGGCGCTCTGTTGGCCGTAACGCGGTTCCCCGGCCGCGGTGTGGCGCTGGTCGTCGTCAATTCCATGATGGGTCTGCCGCCGGTGGTGGTCGGCTTGATCGTCTACATGCTGCTGTCCAACGCGGGGCCGCTCGGGTTCTTAGGGCTGCTTTATACACCGACGGCCATGATCATCGCCCAGGCGGTGTTGATCCTGCCGATCATCGCCGCCTTGTCGCGCCAAGTGATCGAAGACCTGCACAATGAATACGCCGACCAGTTCCGTTCGTTCTGCGTGCCCACGGGGCGGATGATGGCGGAACTGTTGTGGGATGCGCGCTATTCCCTGCTGACGGTCATGCTGGCCGGGCTTGGCCGCGCCATGGCCGAGGTCGGCGCCGTCATCATCGTCGGCGGCAACATCAACCACCTGACCCGCGTCATGACGACGACCATTGCGCTGGAGACGTCGAAGGGCGATCTCGCCCTGGCGCTCGGCCTGGGCGTCGTGCTGCTGACCATCGCGTTGACCATCAACGCGGCGGTCATGGGGCTGAACGCGACGGCGAAAAGGCAGGCCTATGCGTGA